A single region of the Acanthopagrus latus isolate v.2019 chromosome 11, fAcaLat1.1, whole genome shotgun sequence genome encodes:
- the si:dkey-86e18.1 gene encoding uncharacterized protein si:dkey-86e18.1 produces the protein MARNEEKQQGKLNRLWLQKEREEGRLKDVHKRRPKLSTLNSSSSVKKWIPSIKNEIEYYLQQSQLSHYPERKIAEFQLQIEALEKEYKSFITKLRVLDPACKHKPWTPRAYCKRRADTKESPCLVKTARPCESYKGSSQHGGGESDLACSWIGSSKTTGEQGPLSLSPVPTEAVLADQDQPLSFDHTRLSITAAAFRGPSVQHGSSQTQSLARMLQCGLPNLVNSSLRQTVSTQHRETENVDGVGQKSVILDPKSDCEETERIPDKPSNTRTTEERTAHVLGLDCYSSSDEDCGT, from the exons ATGGCAAGAAACGAGGAGAAACAACAAGGGAAgctgaacagactgtggcttcagaaagagagagaag AGGGGCGACTCAAAGATGTACACAAGCGGAGACCCAAACTG TCCACTCTGAACTCATCTTCCTCTGTGAAAAAGTGGATCCCCAGCATCAAGAATGAAATAGAGTATTATCTGCAG CAGTCCCAGCTGTCTCATTACCCAGAGAGGAAGATCGCTGAGTTCCAGCTGCAAATTGAGGCTTTAGAGAAAGAGTACAAAAGCTTCATCACCAAGCTACGAGTCCTTGACCCCGCCTGCAAACATAAGCCTTGGACTCCTCGAGCGTACTGCAAAAGGAGAGCAGACACGAAAGAATCGCCATGTCTTG TGAAAACTGCTCGGCCCTGTGAGTCATACAAGGGCAGCAGTCAGCACGGTGGAGGTGAGAGCGACCTGGCTTGCAGTTGGATAGGAAGTAGCAAAACCACAGGGGAACAGGGACCTCTCAGCCTATCCCCTGTCCCCACAGAGGCAGTCCTTGCAGACCAGGACCAGCCCCTCTCCTTCGACCATACTAGACTGTCAATCACTGCTGCTGCGTTCAGAGGACCTTCAGTTCAGCATGGCTCTTCTCAAACCCAGAGCCTAGCgagaatgctgcagtgtggCCTGCCAAACCTTGTTAACTCTTCATTGAGGCAAACAGTTTCAACccaacacagagaaacagagaatgTGGATGGCGTTGGACAGAAAAGTGTCATCCTAGACCCAAAGTCAGACTgtgaagaaacagagaggatACCTGACAAACCATCCAACACTAggacaacagaggagaggacggcCCATGTCCTGGGACTAGACTGTTACTCTTCTTCTGACGAGGATTGTGGCACATGA
- the faslg gene encoding tumor necrosis factor ligand superfamily member 6, which translates to MSCDQSYPFPQVFLVDEGSGRGGRQHPSQSPNLVPCWSFPPPQERARAPRKSRGCMGVSYSAALVVLMLFLLVFAALGLGFYQIYNMQKELKDIEAKPASEFNAAQKQIGHYEPEVNGGDKDEDRPAAHVIGRIEKRHSNTLRWDPRTGRAFTSGGVAYQFQDGALQVNETGLFHVYSRVELIFKDCDLKSTFVHSVFVRREGVSLPMTLMEAHRASFCSQHPGRPWTTESYLGSTLQLQKQDRVFVNVSQPNSLSHEHYANFFGLYKI; encoded by the exons ATGAGCTGTGACCAGAGCTACCCATTCCCACAGGTGTTCCTCGTGGATGAAGGCAGTGGCCGTGGGGGTCGGCAGCACCCTTCCCAGTCGCCAAATCTTGTACCCTGCTGGTCCTTCCCGCCTCCCCAGGAGAGAGCAAGGGCCCCTAGGAAGAGCCGGGGCTGCATGGGGGTCAGCTACAGCGCAGCCCTGGTTGTGCTGATGCTGTTCCTGCTTGTGTTTGCAGCCCTGGGGCTCGGATTCTACCAGATTTACAACATGCAGAAAGAGCTGAAAGACATTGAG GCGAAACCTGCGAGTGAGTTTAATGCGGCACAGAAGCAAATTG GTCACTATGAACCAGAGGTGAACGGAGGAGACAAAGATGAGGACAGACCTGCAGCGCACGTGATTG GGCGGATTGAAAAAAGGCACTCCAATACTTTGCGCTGGGATCCGCGGACGGGTCGGGCTTTCACATCCGGAGGAGTCGCTTACCAGTTTCAGGACGGCGCCCTGCAAGTCAACGAGACCGGACTCTTCCACGTCTACTCCAGAGTGGAGTTGATCTTTAAGGACTGTGACCTCAAGTCCACATTTgttcactctgtgtttgtgaggaGAGAAGGAGTCTCCTTACCCATGACCCTGATGGAGGCCCACAGAGCGAGTTTCTGCTCCCAGCATCCGGGACGCCCGTGGACCACAGAGAGTTACCTCGGCTCcaccctgcagctgcagaaacaaGACAGGGTCTTTGTGAATGTTTCGCAGCCCAATTCTCTCAGTCATGAACATTATGCCAACTTCTTTGGTCTTTACAAGATCTGA